In Syntrophales bacterium, a single window of DNA contains:
- a CDS encoding FAD/NAD(P)-binding protein, whose protein sequence is MQNPYVPYPVEVIKIVTEVDTKDIKTFRFAFLNKEDEEKFRYTPGQFGELSIFGKGESPIGIASSPTQQGYVEFTVQKAGVVTSALHEMEEGTRMGLRGPLGNSWPIEFLEGKNIVIVGGGFAFTTLRSLINYMIHGDNRKRFGKITVVYGARNPGLLIYKDELEAWSKRDDIDLNVTVDKGDAGWKGREGFVPTVCKEVAPSSENAVTVICGPPVMIRFTLPVFFDLGFSKENIITSLEMRMKCGIGKCGRCNVGSKYVCKDGPVFTLAELDKLTKEY, encoded by the coding sequence ATGCAGAATCCATATGTACCCTACCCCGTGGAAGTGATCAAGATCGTCACCGAGGTGGACACCAAGGACATCAAGACCTTCCGCTTCGCCTTCCTCAATAAGGAGGACGAGGAAAAGTTCCGGTACACCCCCGGCCAGTTCGGGGAGCTGTCCATCTTCGGCAAGGGCGAGTCCCCCATCGGAATCGCGTCATCTCCCACCCAGCAGGGATACGTCGAATTCACGGTTCAGAAGGCCGGCGTCGTCACGTCGGCCCTCCACGAAATGGAGGAAGGAACCCGGATGGGGCTCCGCGGGCCCCTGGGCAACTCCTGGCCCATCGAATTCCTGGAGGGCAAGAACATCGTCATCGTGGGCGGCGGATTCGCCTTCACGACGTTGCGCTCCCTGATCAATTACATGATCCACGGGGACAACCGGAAGCGCTTCGGCAAGATCACCGTCGTCTATGGCGCCCGCAACCCGGGACTTCTCATCTACAAGGATGAGTTGGAAGCCTGGTCCAAGAGGGACGATATCGACCTGAACGTGACCGTCGACAAGGGAGACGCTGGCTGGAAGGGGCGGGAGGGATTCGTTCCCACGGTCTGCAAGGAGGTGGCGCCCAGTTCGGAGAACGCCGTGACGGTCATCTGCGGTCCGCCGGTCATGATCCGCTTCACCCTGCCGGTCTTCTTCGATCTTGGGTTCTCCAAGGAGAACATCATCACGTCCCTCGAAATGAGGATGAAGTGCGGCATCGGGAAGTGCGGTCGCTGCAACGTCGGCAGCAAGTACGTCTGCAAGGACGGCCCCGTGTTCACCCTGGCGGAGCTGGACAAGCTGACGAAAGAATACTGA
- a CDS encoding 4Fe-4S dicluster domain-containing protein, translating to MKTFLDEVNERINGVPIQRCYHCRKCTAGCPLASVMEYNPNKIIKMIQLGMRDKVLGSSTIWLCASCETCITRCPNEVDIARMMDALREMAIVSGVGAREKNVLHFHEAFLANIRSNGRINETMMTVNYKLKSGDLFSDAAMGLSMFMKGKLALISPKTKDIQSVRGIFDKTKNA from the coding sequence ATGAAGACATTTCTCGATGAAGTGAACGAAAGAATAAACGGCGTTCCGATCCAGCGATGCTACCACTGCCGGAAATGCACCGCCGGCTGCCCCCTGGCCTCCGTCATGGAATACAATCCCAACAAGATCATCAAGATGATCCAGCTGGGGATGAGGGACAAGGTGCTGGGCAGCTCCACCATCTGGCTGTGCGCCTCCTGCGAGACCTGCATCACCCGCTGCCCGAACGAGGTGGACATTGCCCGCATGATGGACGCCCTCCGCGAGATGGCCATCGTCTCCGGCGTCGGAGCCCGGGAGAAGAACGTTCTCCATTTCCACGAGGCCTTCCTGGCGAACATCCGTTCCAATGGCCGCATCAACGAGACGATGATGACAGTCAACTACAAGCTCAAGTCGGGAGATCTCTTCTCGGATGCCGCGATGGGGTTGAGCATGTTCATGAAAGGGAAGCTCGCCCTCATTTCTCCCAAGACAAAGGATATCCAGTCCGTGCGGGGCATCTTCGACAAGACGAAGAATGCCTGA
- a CDS encoding sulfide/dihydroorotate dehydrogenase-like FAD/NAD-binding protein: protein MTLYTVVEARQLSEAVFRMEILAPEIARKRKAGQFVILKIDERGERIPLTIVESDAGRGTITIIYQVVGKTTAAMSALKAGDAFQDVQGPLGNPTDIEIFGHVVCVGGGVGVGVIYPITKALKEKGNRVTSIIGARTKDLIILEEEMRAASDELVVCTDDGSYGFHGFVSTVLQQIIDRGEKVDHVFAIGPVPMMRVVANLTRPYAIPTTVSLNPIMVDATGMCGACRVEVGGKTKFTCVDGPEFDGHQVNFDLLASRLRMYCEEEKQSYEKHRCGSHGN from the coding sequence ATGACTTTGTACACGGTGGTGGAAGCGCGGCAATTGTCCGAGGCGGTCTTCCGGATGGAGATTCTGGCACCGGAGATTGCCCGGAAAAGAAAAGCCGGTCAGTTCGTGATCCTCAAGATCGACGAGAGGGGAGAGCGCATCCCGCTGACCATTGTCGAGTCGGACGCAGGCCGGGGTACGATTACGATCATTTACCAGGTCGTGGGGAAGACGACGGCGGCCATGTCCGCCCTGAAGGCGGGGGATGCCTTCCAGGATGTTCAGGGTCCCCTGGGAAATCCAACGGACATTGAGATCTTCGGCCATGTCGTCTGCGTCGGCGGAGGCGTCGGCGTCGGGGTTATCTACCCCATCACGAAGGCCCTCAAGGAAAAGGGGAACCGGGTGACCTCCATCATCGGTGCCCGGACGAAGGACCTGATCATTCTCGAAGAGGAAATGCGCGCCGCCAGCGACGAACTCGTGGTCTGCACGGATGACGGGAGCTATGGATTCCATGGATTCGTCAGCACCGTCCTGCAGCAGATCATCGACCGCGGCGAAAAGGTCGACCATGTCTTCGCCATCGGACCGGTGCCCATGATGAGGGTGGTGGCAAATCTGACACGGCCTTACGCCATTCCGACGACCGTCAGCCTGAACCCGATCATGGTGGACGCCACCGGGATGTGTGGTGCCTGCCGGGTGGAAGTCGGCGGGAAGACGAAATTCACCTGCGTTGATGGACCGGAGTTTGACGGGCACCAGGTGAACTTCGACCTTCTTGCCAGCCGGCTCAGGATGTACTGCGAAGAGGAAAAGCAGTCCTACGAAAAGCACAGGTGCGGGTCGCATGGAAACTGA
- a CDS encoding CoB--CoM heterodisulfide reductase iron-sulfur subunit B family protein, with the protein MKVQYYPGCSLHGTAKEYDQSVKAVSRALGIELKEVEDWSCCGATSAHATNFRLSVALPARNLAAAEKSDLKDVMVPCAACFNRFKSAQHHLGHDAALKTDIEKILGRKVEGTVSVRNPIDIFCKDIGLDTLEGKVTRKLTGLKPVSYYGCLLLRPPEVCQFDDYENPVLLDKLLGAMGADVRPWSYKTDCCGGSLTISRTDIVIKMVDKLVSMAREAGANCIVTACPVCMANVDMRASENVRLPVFYFTELVALAMGLQGPASWFKLHNVDPTPLVSGLGLL; encoded by the coding sequence TTGAAAGTTCAATATTATCCGGGATGTTCCCTCCATGGGACGGCGAAGGAATATGACCAGTCCGTCAAGGCGGTCAGTCGGGCTCTCGGGATCGAGCTAAAGGAAGTGGAGGACTGGTCCTGCTGCGGGGCGACATCGGCCCACGCCACGAATTTCAGGCTGTCCGTGGCTCTTCCCGCCCGGAACCTGGCGGCTGCCGAAAAGTCGGACCTGAAGGACGTCATGGTCCCCTGCGCCGCCTGCTTCAACCGCTTCAAATCGGCACAGCACCACCTGGGGCACGATGCCGCTCTGAAGACGGACATCGAGAAGATCCTGGGGCGGAAAGTCGAGGGGACGGTCTCCGTTCGCAACCCCATCGATATCTTCTGCAAGGACATCGGGCTGGACACCCTGGAAGGCAAGGTTACCCGGAAACTCACCGGCCTGAAGCCCGTTTCCTATTACGGCTGCCTCCTGCTGCGACCGCCGGAGGTCTGCCAGTTTGATGATTACGAAAACCCGGTGCTTCTGGACAAACTGCTCGGGGCGATGGGAGCCGACGTGCGTCCCTGGTCCTACAAGACCGACTGCTGCGGCGGCAGCCTGACCATCAGCAGGACGGACATCGTGATCAAGATGGTGGACAAACTGGTCTCCATGGCCCGGGAGGCGGGGGCCAACTGCATCGTGACCGCCTGTCCGGTCTGCATGGCCAACGTGGACATGAGGGCCAGCGAGAATGTCCGCCTGCCCGTCTTCTATTTCACGGAACTGGTGGCCCTGGCCATGGGGCTCCAGGGGCCTGCGTCCTGGTTCAAGCTCCACAACGTGGACCCGACCCCCCTGGTGAGCGGTCTGGGCCTCCTGTAG
- a CDS encoding 4Fe-4S dicluster domain-containing protein produces the protein MEKRLIKKDALGGIIRKIGEDGPVFAPVKVEDNVLFKLLEKGDEPLTSFSNSKNAPKNFFFPRTEVMMRYTRTPKGTEFASLEAESGQAVLFGVRPCDARSFALLDMLFDQEKYRDPFWIDKRNKTTIVAMACSRPPYTTCFCTSVGGHPVSSEGADVLLTDLGDQFLAEFVTEKGSKLLKYFGDVQADEGAAKKKEEIAAQAEQAISSKIPAKEIKPILDVNFEHPFWNTIHQKCLACGTCTYLCPTCHCFDISDEMKYGDGRRLRNWDSCMYWLFTKETSGHNPRMTQKERWRQRTMHKFKYYVDNFDAIACVGCGRCVMYCPVNIDIRKIVEDISKL, from the coding sequence ATGGAAAAACGGTTGATCAAGAAGGACGCCCTCGGGGGCATCATCAGGAAGATCGGTGAGGACGGACCCGTGTTCGCGCCGGTGAAAGTGGAGGACAACGTCCTCTTCAAGCTGCTGGAAAAAGGGGACGAGCCCCTCACATCCTTCTCCAACAGCAAAAACGCACCGAAAAACTTCTTTTTCCCGCGGACGGAAGTGATGATGCGCTACACGAGGACGCCGAAGGGAACGGAGTTTGCGAGCCTGGAAGCGGAAAGCGGACAGGCGGTACTCTTCGGTGTGCGCCCCTGCGACGCCCGGAGCTTTGCCCTCCTGGACATGCTCTTCGATCAGGAAAAATACAGGGATCCCTTCTGGATCGACAAGCGGAACAAGACGACCATCGTGGCCATGGCCTGCAGCCGTCCTCCCTACACGACCTGCTTCTGCACGTCCGTGGGGGGACACCCGGTTTCATCCGAGGGGGCCGACGTCCTCCTGACGGACCTGGGAGATCAGTTCCTGGCGGAATTCGTGACCGAAAAGGGGTCGAAACTCCTGAAGTATTTCGGTGATGTCCAGGCCGACGAAGGGGCGGCGAAGAAGAAGGAAGAGATCGCCGCGCAGGCCGAGCAGGCCATTTCGTCGAAGATCCCCGCGAAGGAGATCAAGCCGATCCTGGATGTGAACTTCGAGCATCCCTTCTGGAACACGATCCACCAGAAATGCCTTGCCTGCGGGACCTGTACGTACCTGTGCCCCACATGCCATTGCTTCGACATCAGCGACGAAATGAAGTACGGCGACGGCCGGCGCCTGCGGAACTGGGACTCCTGCATGTACTGGCTGTTTACGAAGGAGACGTCAGGGCACAACCCGAGGATGACCCAGAAGGAGCGCTGGCGCCAGCGGACGATGCACAAGTTCAAGTATTATGTGGACAATTTCGATGCCATCGCCTGCGTGGGCTGCGGGCGTTGCGTGATGTACTGCCCCGTCAACATCGACATCCGGAAAATCGTCGAGGATATTTCGAAACTATAA